The following are encoded together in the bacterium genome:
- a CDS encoding KamA family radical SAM protein, whose amino-acid sequence MISKTTEHVERLMLYEEAIRKQFEVSNLEVNDQLTEDADPLREKEHEVVPGMINKYGNRVLCLMTAECAAYCRFCTRRRLVSDIERGKIDKSHIDAWIDYLKAHQEVREAILSGGDPFIVDDDLFDYTVKTISSLDTIKVIRIGTRMPVSDPARVSEAKLEVIKRVEQPVYVGIHFEHPAEITHKTLLCCKRLISSGVILYSQTVFLKGINDDYQTLHDLFNELLEMGVRPYYIYRCDPVPGAMHFRVDPAKERNIMTRLRKELSGLACPTYVIDAPNGSGKIPVPLEFWDMDTTTYTDFENREHKIVE is encoded by the coding sequence ATGATTTCCAAGACAACCGAACATGTCGAGCGTTTGATGCTCTATGAAGAAGCCATAAGAAAGCAGTTTGAGGTCAGCAATCTCGAAGTCAACGATCAACTGACTGAGGATGCCGACCCTCTGCGCGAAAAAGAGCATGAAGTAGTGCCGGGCATGATCAATAAATATGGCAATCGTGTGCTTTGCCTTATGACGGCTGAGTGCGCTGCATACTGCCGATTTTGCACTCGCAGACGGCTGGTGTCGGATATAGAACGGGGCAAGATCGATAAATCGCACATCGATGCATGGATCGATTACCTGAAGGCGCACCAAGAAGTAAGAGAGGCAATATTATCCGGCGGAGACCCGTTTATTGTCGATGATGACTTGTTCGATTATACAGTCAAAACGATATCGTCGCTTGATACAATCAAGGTAATCAGGATTGGCACACGTATGCCGGTAAGTGACCCTGCACGTGTAAGTGAGGCCAAACTTGAAGTAATTAAGCGGGTAGAACAGCCTGTATATGTCGGCATACATTTCGAGCACCCGGCCGAGATCACGCACAAAACTCTGCTCTGCTGCAAGAGACTCATATCCTCCGGCGTAATACTGTATTCGCAGACCGTGTTTCTGAAGGGAATCAATGATGATTATCAGACACTCCATGACCTGTTCAATGAGCTTCTCGAGATGGGTGTCCGTCCATACTATATTTATCGCTGTGACCCGGTTCCCGGAGCAATGCACTTCCGGGTGGACCCGGCAAAGGAGCGGAACATTATGACGAGGTTAAGAAAAGAATTATCCGGCCTGGCATGTCCGACTTACGTAATCGATGCGCCAAACGGCAGCGGCAAAATCCCAGTACCTCTCGAGTTTTGGGACATGGACACAACTACGTATACAGACTTTGAAAACAGAGAACACAAAATTGTGGAATAA
- a CDS encoding prepilin-type N-terminal cleavage/methylation domain-containing protein: protein MQSDQLHYRRGFTLIEVLLAVAIIGILLTIGIPNFLKARTSSHTKTCLTNLWHISHAKEEYAAEEKLSNGQSVEWNDLVPALLKSKPSCPASGEYTIGKVGETPQCNIDEHVLP, encoded by the coding sequence ATGCAATCAGACCAATTGCACTACAGACGGGGATTTACGCTGATCGAAGTGTTGCTGGCTGTAGCCATAATCGGCATACTGCTTACGATTGGCATTCCGAACTTCCTGAAGGCACGCACGAGTTCTCATACAAAAACATGCCTGACAAACTTGTGGCACATTTCCCATGCAAAGGAAGAATATGCTGCTGAAGAAAAACTCAGCAATGGTCAATCGGTTGAGTGGAACGATCTTGTCCCTGCTCTATTGAAATCAAAACCATCATGCCCTGCAAGCGGCGAATACACAATTGGAAAAGTTGGCGAAACTCCACAATGTAACATTGATGAGCATGTCTTGCCATAG
- the guaA gene encoding glutamine-hydrolyzing GMP synthase, with protein MASEELILILDFGAQYTQLIARRVRECRVYCEIIPFDTPVSQIVAQAPRGIIFSGGPASVYEDGAPRCDKAIYDIGVPILGICYGTQLMAYHLGGKVTPGVQKEFGRTELEVIDSSTLFSRLDKNLVCWMSHGDLVEEAPEGFKVVAQTASTPVAAMENPERGLYGVQFHPEVVHTPWGTEVLRNFLYKACGVQGSWTPASFIETAVKDIRARIGSDKVVCGVSGGIDSACVAALLHKAIGDQLTCIFVDHGLMRLNEGESVRRTFEDHFKIKLVYVDAQERFLKRLAGVLDPEQKRKIIGEEFVRVFEEHASKITDAKWLGQGTLYPDVIESGTKNAAVIKSHHNVGGLPEDMVLKIIEPLRYLFKDEAREVAEELGLPEEMVWRQPFPGPGLAIRIVGEVTKARLDTLRHADDIVVDEIKHAGLYRQLWMGFAVLAPIRSVGVMGDQRTYDDTIVVRAVTSQDAMTADWAKLPYEVLEKISNRIINEVPGVNRTVYDISSKPPATIEWE; from the coding sequence ATGGCTAGTGAAGAACTGATTCTCATCCTCGATTTTGGCGCACAGTATACGCAGCTTATTGCGCGCCGTGTACGTGAGTGCAGGGTATATTGTGAGATCATACCCTTCGACACCCCGGTTTCTCAAATAGTGGCACAAGCGCCCAGAGGAATAATATTTTCCGGTGGACCGGCAAGCGTATACGAAGATGGCGCACCAAGATGCGATAAAGCGATCTATGATATAGGTGTGCCCATACTCGGGATATGCTATGGCACTCAGCTTATGGCCTATCACCTGGGCGGGAAGGTCACGCCGGGTGTCCAGAAAGAGTTCGGGCGCACGGAACTCGAAGTGATTGATTCTTCAACACTCTTCTCGCGGCTTGATAAGAACCTGGTCTGCTGGATGAGTCATGGCGATCTCGTGGAAGAGGCTCCCGAGGGATTCAAGGTGGTTGCACAAACTGCGAGTACTCCCGTCGCGGCGATGGAAAACCCCGAGAGGGGACTATACGGCGTGCAGTTCCATCCAGAGGTCGTGCATACACCATGGGGGACTGAAGTTCTTCGCAATTTCCTGTACAAGGCATGCGGTGTGCAAGGCTCATGGACACCTGCCTCGTTTATCGAGACTGCCGTTAAGGATATCAGAGCGCGGATCGGCAGTGATAAGGTCGTCTGCGGAGTAAGCGGTGGCATCGACTCGGCGTGTGTAGCGGCTCTGCTGCACAAGGCCATAGGCGACCAGCTTACATGTATATTCGTCGATCACGGACTGATGCGCCTGAATGAAGGCGAGAGTGTGCGCCGAACATTTGAGGACCATTTCAAGATCAAGCTCGTGTATGTCGATGCGCAAGAGAGGTTCCTTAAACGCCTTGCGGGTGTGCTTGATCCTGAGCAGAAGCGCAAGATTATCGGTGAAGAGTTCGTGCGTGTCTTTGAGGAGCATGCCTCAAAAATTACTGACGCAAAATGGCTCGGTCAGGGCACGCTGTATCCCGACGTGATAGAAAGCGGCACCAAGAATGCCGCCGTCATCAAATCTCATCACAATGTGGGCGGACTGCCCGAGGACATGGTCCTCAAGATAATAGAGCCGCTGCGATATCTCTTTAAGGATGAAGCAAGGGAAGTCGCCGAGGAGTTGGGTCTGCCTGAAGAGATGGTCTGGAGACAGCCGTTTCCGGGTCCTGGTCTGGCGATACGCATTGTCGGAGAGGTCACTAAAGCGCGGCTGGATACGCTTCGACATGCGGACGACATAGTCGTAGATGAGATCAAGCATGCAGGTCTGTATCGACAGCTCTGGATGGGATTCGCGGTACTTGCGCCAATAAGAAGTGTGGGCGTGATGGGCGACCAGCGCACATACGACGATACGATAGTGGTGAGGGCGGTGACCAGCCAGGACGCCATGACCGCCGACTGGGCTAAACTTCCATATGAGGTGCTTGAGAAGATCAGCAACCGGATCATCAATGAAGTGCCGGGCGTGAATCGAACTGTGTATGATATTAGCTCGAAGCCGCCTGCGACTATTGAGTGGGAGTAA
- a CDS encoding TIGR03790 family protein — protein sequence MVRPVARTLTVDILLILLILLLTAVEAVSGGGRLNVMVVQNQRSTISASITNYYVNARDIPPENVCRIACSTDELVSKSEFDTNILAPIRSFLQNTNFQDSIDYIVLTKGVPLKVVGTEYGYGSPLSITSILTCAGETSVTGDLDNPYGPMVIEPVETAFSHTLDLDGYHLYLVTRLDGYTFDDIKNMIDRSSTHEHSGSIVLDRKYVVNPSGSTTLLNGWLTEAQTILSERGIPTVYDDTSLFVHDQTGLMGYFSWGSNDGSFTYSAYISNTFAPGGIADSYVSSSGRTFLPEDGYPDSCPASSQSLIADMITNGACGVSGFVAEPYTAYATYPQVLFDRYTKGYNMAESFYMACPKLFWRSVIVGDPLMAPYSTPPTVEVLSPEVPITGTSATISAMAASPSGISRVDFYMDDKHLGTASTPPYSITFDSTQYTVGPHEIDVRATDASSVAVQGWTSTTMTIENPISNLSVISDAFPSPDGQGVRATAKVVSAGTAEMGGAEFYIQEENGTCGIRIVSSTDVMEGDVVTVVGNLATISGERSIEATSVEILESQTKEAKPFGMPNKSVGGSDINEYTLGVTDGCGLRNIGILIRTWGTVTYVGDYQEDFFYIDDGSGLEDGSGYDGIRVVSRSLSKPVYGQKVCVTGVSSCKHLNTKIIPIIKLRKQADIFVNAE from the coding sequence GTGGTTCGACCGGTAGCCCGTACGCTAACAGTCGACATATTGTTAATCCTGTTGATTCTCCTTCTGACCGCCGTTGAGGCCGTCTCCGGCGGTGGGCGTTTAAACGTCATGGTTGTGCAGAATCAGCGCAGCACAATTTCGGCCAGCATAACCAATTATTATGTGAACGCACGCGATATCCCGCCTGAAAACGTCTGCAGAATCGCATGCTCGACTGACGAGCTTGTGAGCAAATCTGAGTTCGACACCAACATATTAGCGCCCATTCGTTCATTTCTTCAAAACACAAACTTTCAGGACAGTATAGACTATATTGTCCTGACAAAAGGTGTGCCGTTGAAGGTGGTCGGGACAGAATATGGCTACGGCAGCCCACTTTCAATAACCAGCATATTGACATGTGCAGGCGAAACAAGTGTGACTGGCGATCTCGACAATCCATATGGTCCGATGGTCATTGAGCCCGTCGAAACTGCTTTCTCACATACACTCGATCTCGACGGTTACCACCTGTACCTGGTTACAAGACTTGATGGTTACACATTTGATGACATCAAAAATATGATAGACCGCAGCAGCACACATGAGCATTCCGGCTCTATTGTGCTTGATCGCAAGTACGTAGTAAACCCATCCGGCTCGACCACTTTACTCAATGGCTGGCTTACGGAGGCGCAGACTATCCTGTCTGAGCGAGGTATACCCACTGTCTATGATGACACATCGCTGTTTGTTCACGACCAGACGGGACTGATGGGATATTTTAGTTGGGGAAGCAACGACGGCTCCTTTACTTATTCCGCATACATCAGCAACACTTTTGCGCCGGGCGGGATTGCTGATTCTTATGTGTCGAGCAGTGGCCGCACATTCCTGCCGGAAGATGGCTACCCGGACTCATGTCCGGCAAGTTCACAGTCCCTCATTGCCGACATGATTACAAATGGCGCATGCGGTGTGTCGGGATTTGTGGCTGAGCCTTATACTGCCTACGCAACGTATCCTCAGGTGTTGTTTGACAGATATACTAAAGGATACAATATGGCCGAAAGCTTTTATATGGCATGTCCAAAGTTGTTTTGGAGGTCTGTGATAGTAGGAGACCCACTTATGGCTCCATACTCGACTCCTCCGACTGTTGAAGTGCTTTCGCCGGAAGTGCCAATAACAGGAACATCCGCGACTATATCGGCAATGGCTGCAAGCCCCAGTGGGATATCCAGAGTGGATTTCTATATGGATGACAAACACCTGGGCACAGCTTCAACCCCTCCATATTCCATAACATTCGATTCAACCCAATATACTGTTGGCCCACACGAGATTGACGTGAGAGCAACAGACGCAAGTTCTGTTGCCGTGCAGGGCTGGACATCGACCACAATGACTATCGAAAACCCGATTTCAAACCTGAGTGTTATTTCCGATGCATTTCCCAGCCCGGATGGACAAGGTGTGCGAGCAACAGCAAAAGTAGTTAGCGCCGGAACTGCCGAAATGGGGGGTGCCGAATTTTATATACAAGAAGAAAACGGCACCTGTGGGATACGTATTGTCTCTTCGACTGATGTTATGGAGGGTGATGTGGTCACGGTTGTCGGCAATTTAGCGACTATATCAGGCGAAAGGAGCATTGAAGCGACCAGCGTAGAAATTTTGGAGAGCCAGACAAAAGAGGCAAAGCCATTCGGCATGCCGAATAAAAGTGTCGGCGGGTCTGATATTAATGAATACACTTTGGGTGTGACAGACGGCTGTGGGCTGCGCAATATCGGCATTCTTATCAGGACATGGGGCACTGTAACATATGTGGGTGATTATCAAGAAGACTTTTTCTATATTGATGATGGCAGCGGGCTTGAAGATGGCTCTGGTTATGACGGCATAAGAGTCGTCTCACGCAGCCTTTCAAAACCTGTATACGGGCAGAAAGTATGTGTTACTGGAGTAAGTAGCTGCAAACACTTAAACACAAAAATTATTCCAATAATCAAACTCCGCAAACAAGCGGATATATTTGTGAATGCCGAATAG
- a CDS encoding PEP-CTERM sorting domain-containing protein, producing the protein MRRSIRFALIICALVIVSGAVGIAQPQNPYQSVVSLSLGDSFIDYSNNLTAQVTTNIDGSYHYEYTLDFQQSTYMSGEALTEFSVANRDNLAFTNQGSDHVFSNAVSSNSVLWVNGNVGVGNTVKFWYDSFYSYKVVEVTLSGGLPSSGDTLGMVIPEPSSIIALLTALGGFAFLRKRR; encoded by the coding sequence ATGAGGAGAAGTATCAGATTCGCTTTAATAATATGTGCTCTCGTTATTGTTTCAGGCGCTGTCGGAATAGCTCAGCCTCAAAATCCGTATCAGAGTGTAGTGAGTCTGAGTTTGGGTGATTCGTTTATCGATTACTCAAACAATCTAACGGCACAGGTGACAACCAATATAGATGGTTCATACCATTATGAATACACGTTGGACTTTCAGCAGTCGACATATATGAGTGGTGAGGCGCTGACAGAGTTCAGTGTGGCCAATAGAGATAACCTGGCTTTTACAAACCAGGGAAGCGACCATGTTTTTAGCAATGCAGTGAGCAGTAACTCTGTGTTGTGGGTGAATGGTAATGTTGGTGTTGGAAACACCGTAAAATTCTGGTATGACTCATTCTATTCATACAAAGTAGTTGAAGTCACTCTTTCTGGTGGGCTTCCTTCAAGCGGCGATACTCTTGGGATGGTAATTCCCGAACCAAGCAGCATTATCGCACTGCTGACTGCTTTGGGCGGATTTGCGTTTTTGCGGAAAAGACGCTAA
- a CDS encoding PEP-CTERM sorting domain-containing protein, translating to MMLKSLKKTAALALVLLLALCVCASAGIVAQKTSTLTGSGNVKQLTCDAVVSLDAGVYTYSYTLTYDLGPDAVHIYKVQNPNYSAYFDADNTPYDASKFDNPADGNSGWVAWLNGELIEGESRAFSYQSFYAPMEIDVYCYAVDGGSAAIGKTLGMGDMIPEPSSLMALVFGIVGTGSLIIRRRK from the coding sequence ATGATGTTGAAGTCGTTGAAGAAAACGGCTGCTCTTGCCTTGGTCTTGCTGCTGGCGTTATGTGTTTGTGCATCAGCCGGCATCGTTGCCCAGAAAACGAGCACTCTAACTGGTTCGGGTAATGTAAAACAACTTACATGCGATGCTGTTGTCAGCCTTGACGCTGGAGTTTACACATACAGCTACACATTGACCTATGACCTCGGACCGGATGCTGTCCACATTTATAAGGTACAGAACCCCAACTATTCTGCATATTTCGATGCCGATAATACACCTTATGACGCAAGCAAGTTCGATAATCCAGCTGATGGTAACAGTGGTTGGGTTGCATGGCTTAATGGCGAATTGATAGAAGGTGAAAGTCGGGCGTTTAGTTATCAGTCATTCTATGCACCAATGGAGATCGATGTATATTGCTATGCAGTAGACGGCGGATCTGCAGCAATAGGAAAAACACTTGGAATGGGTGATATGATACCTGAGCCGAGTTCTTTGATGGCTCTTGTATTTGGAATTGTAGGGACAGGGTCACTGATTATCAGACGCCGCAAATAA
- the hpt gene encoding hypoxanthine phosphoribosyltransferase: MTDPGESTAEVLIPQDKLHARVAELGKQISYDYAGRSLLLIGILKGAAIFLADLIRQIELDADYDFVAISSYGGDRHTSSVVRVLKDISCSVEGRDVLIVEDIVDTGWTLRMSYLVENLIARGASSVRLCTLLDKPDRRQVDVKIDYCGFEVEDRFVVGYGLDYNGRYRNLPYIGVIKVE, translated from the coding sequence ATGACCGATCCCGGCGAAAGCACAGCCGAGGTGTTGATCCCACAAGATAAGCTGCATGCAAGAGTTGCCGAGCTTGGAAAGCAGATCAGCTATGATTATGCGGGCCGGAGTCTGCTTCTTATAGGTATTTTGAAGGGAGCGGCTATCTTTCTTGCCGATCTCATCCGGCAAATCGAACTTGATGCTGACTATGACTTCGTTGCAATTTCCAGCTATGGCGGCGATAGGCACACTTCGAGCGTCGTGCGGGTTCTCAAGGATATAAGCTGCAGTGTCGAGGGGCGCGATGTGCTGATAGTTGAGGATATAGTCGACACGGGCTGGACACTGCGCATGAGCTATCTGGTTGAGAATTTGATCGCGCGCGGAGCATCGAGCGTCAGATTATGCACCCTTCTGGATAAACCCGACCGCAGACAGGTCGACGTGAAAATCGATTACTGCGGGTTCGAGGTTGAGGATCGCTTTGTGGTCGGCTACGGCCTTGATTATAATGGACGGTATAGGAATCTGCCGTATATAGGGGTAATAAAAGTAGAATAA
- a CDS encoding glycosyl hydrolase-related protein, with translation MSDKKYTAHVVSHTHWDREWYRTFQQFRMRLVEMTDYLIDLMESNPDYKYFVFDGQTIVLEDYLEIRPENEKRLRALIERGRILIGPWYNQPDEFLVSGECMIRNLLRGKQLCDEYGNYMAVGHVPDAFGHISQLPQILRGFGIDSAVLLRGITTDQVDAEFNWQGADGSEVLAVKLPDNNSYSNFLYRLIETLKHDDKPIDEKQTLGELKALLQDCIDERPTTDQLLFMDGVDHIFPQYKTPDIIKLANYKMDDLELVHSTLPAFVEAVKSQKPELKTYAGELRWSNRKWRLQSVLTHVMSSRVHLKQANHACEALLEKYVEPLCSWAWTLGAEYPKSYIDLAWKYLLQNSPHDSICGCSIDQVHKEMVHRYEQATQIGEPLVKKSMSYITDKIGSTAGNSDRTFVAVVFNTLGHKRSEVVEADVYIPTEWFLGGLKITDSDGKETPSALLKTSTPWLIEQTRHDIPDGPSLRKCKVAFVVNDVPSVGYKAYKIEVTDTPNRQAATMLLGPDTAENEYLSVTVSSDGTLYMLDKQTDAAYTTCLIFEDGADVGDGYNYVKPKNDKVITSLGAKCRVSIAENNAVRVVFEIETDLELPTCIDSTREGRSDEDVTCKLRTFVTLAAGSKRVDMKTIFDNKAKDHRLRVLFPTGIPATVSHAEQAFDVVERNISVPVCTDWKEPLPTTHPQKSFVDISGAGVGFTLINKGLPEYEVKDDEARTMALTLLRAVGSGVGGAELQTDGQMVGEHTFEYAIYPHAGDWQEAKSWIQAHEFNTPLIIGQTGVHNGDLPMEKSFVDNSDDRFVLSAIKKAESDDSLIIRGYNTSTEKMSVNLGVECAHKAEKTDLPENSIGAADLNSGVISSEVGLKKIAVFKVGM, from the coding sequence ATGTCCGATAAGAAATACACCGCTCATGTAGTTTCACATACCCATTGGGACAGAGAATGGTATCGCACTTTTCAGCAGTTTAGAATGCGGCTGGTTGAAATGACCGATTACCTTATAGATTTGATGGAGTCAAACCCGGACTATAAATACTTTGTCTTTGACGGCCAGACGATAGTGCTGGAAGACTATCTGGAGATAAGGCCGGAAAATGAGAAGCGGCTGCGAGCACTGATAGAGCGGGGCAGAATTCTTATCGGACCATGGTATAACCAGCCGGACGAGTTCTTGGTGAGCGGCGAGTGCATGATACGAAACCTGCTACGGGGCAAGCAATTGTGCGATGAATACGGCAATTACATGGCAGTCGGGCATGTACCGGACGCCTTCGGGCATATATCACAGCTTCCGCAGATATTGAGAGGTTTCGGAATAGACAGCGCGGTGCTGCTGAGGGGAATAACCACAGACCAGGTGGATGCCGAGTTCAACTGGCAGGGTGCTGACGGCTCAGAGGTGCTTGCTGTCAAGCTGCCGGACAATAATTCATACAGCAATTTCCTATACCGGTTGATCGAGACTCTCAAGCATGATGACAAACCCATAGACGAGAAGCAGACCCTGGGCGAACTCAAGGCTCTGCTTCAGGACTGCATAGACGAGAGACCTACGACAGATCAACTCCTCTTTATGGACGGAGTAGACCACATCTTCCCGCAATATAAGACACCGGATATCATCAAGCTGGCGAATTATAAGATGGATGACCTCGAACTTGTTCACAGCACTCTGCCTGCGTTTGTCGAGGCAGTTAAGAGTCAGAAGCCCGAGCTGAAAACATATGCGGGCGAGCTCAGGTGGTCCAACCGGAAATGGAGGCTGCAGAGCGTACTGACGCACGTGATGTCCAGTCGTGTGCACTTGAAGCAAGCCAATCATGCATGCGAAGCGCTCTTGGAGAAGTATGTGGAGCCGTTGTGCTCATGGGCGTGGACCCTGGGTGCGGAGTATCCTAAGAGCTACATAGACCTTGCGTGGAAATATCTGCTTCAGAACAGTCCGCATGACTCTATCTGCGGCTGCAGTATAGACCAGGTTCACAAAGAAATGGTGCACCGCTATGAGCAGGCGACGCAGATCGGCGAGCCGCTGGTCAAGAAGTCAATGAGCTATATAACTGACAAGATCGGCTCGACTGCCGGTAACTCCGACCGCACGTTTGTGGCGGTTGTGTTCAACACACTCGGGCACAAACGCAGTGAAGTCGTGGAGGCGGATGTCTATATCCCGACAGAATGGTTTTTGGGCGGCCTGAAGATTACGGACTCGGACGGCAAAGAGACTCCGAGCGCGCTCCTGAAGACTTCGACGCCATGGTTGATCGAACAGACACGTCACGACATACCCGACGGACCTTCTCTACGCAAGTGTAAAGTGGCATTTGTCGTGAATGATGTGCCCTCGGTCGGCTATAAGGCTTATAAGATTGAGGTGACGGATACGCCCAACAGGCAGGCTGCGACCATGCTCCTGGGTCCCGATACGGCTGAAAATGAATATCTGTCAGTGACTGTATCGAGCGACGGCACGCTGTATATGCTCGACAAGCAGACGGATGCGGCATACACCACCTGCCTCATCTTTGAGGATGGTGCCGATGTAGGAGACGGATACAATTATGTAAAGCCCAAGAATGACAAGGTCATAACCAGCCTTGGCGCAAAGTGTAGAGTATCGATAGCCGAAAACAATGCAGTGCGGGTTGTCTTTGAGATAGAGACAGACCTGGAACTTCCCACATGTATCGATTCCACCCGTGAAGGCAGGTCTGACGAGGATGTCACATGCAAACTGCGGACGTTCGTAACGCTTGCTGCAGGCTCCAAGAGAGTCGACATGAAGACCATATTCGATAACAAGGCAAAAGACCATAGACTGCGTGTCCTCTTCCCAACGGGCATTCCTGCAACAGTATCACATGCGGAGCAGGCGTTCGATGTGGTCGAAAGAAACATCAGTGTACCGGTCTGCACGGATTGGAAAGAACCTCTGCCGACGACACACCCGCAGAAGTCGTTTGTGGACATAAGCGGCGCAGGAGTAGGGTTCACACTCATCAACAAAGGGCTGCCGGAGTATGAGGTCAAGGATGATGAGGCCAGGACCATGGCGCTCACACTGCTCAGAGCAGTCGGCAGTGGAGTAGGGGGAGCCGAACTGCAAACAGATGGCCAGATGGTCGGCGAGCATACATTTGAATATGCTATCTATCCGCATGCGGGCGACTGGCAAGAGGCAAAGAGCTGGATACAGGCACACGAGTTCAATACTCCGCTAATTATCGGCCAGACCGGCGTACATAATGGTGATCTGCCGATGGAGAAGAGTTTTGTCGACAACAGCGATGACAGGTTTGTGCTGAGCGCGATAAAGAAAGCTGAGTCGGACGATTCTCTGATAATCAGAGGTTACAACACATCGACAGAGAAAATGAGCGTGAATTTGGGTGTTGAATGTGCCCATAAAGCTGAGAAAACAGACTTACCCGAGAACTCCATAGGCGCAGCAGACCTAAATAGTGGGGTAATATCCTCCGAAGTTGGTCTGAAAAAGATAGCGGTTTTCAAGGTTGGAATGTAG